One Drosophila virilis strain 15010-1051.87 chromosome 5, Dvir_AGI_RSII-ME, whole genome shotgun sequence DNA window includes the following coding sequences:
- the LOC6626301 gene encoding uncharacterized protein isoform X1, with protein sequence MKIVFITLLLSQLLTLQHAQEPRSLNSLTVYLESHDLAGVGNTKKCFASYLPQLEQVGANWSTAYSGCQRQADTVRDTVLSKLGGEQNLMREAALRIDSYIDSCLRITNVLDYFNCFAKLSKQQLATMYAISFNASENALSLTQQLNGIDVNRYLCTNRTEESYVLGTARIFDALDKCLQLAANSAKTTD encoded by the exons ATGAAAATCGTATTCATAACTTTGCTGCTGTCGCAGTTactg ACTTTGCAGCACGCGCAAGAACCGCGCAGCCTGAACAGCCTGACAGTCTATTTGGAGAGCCACGATCTGGCTGGAGTGGGCAATACGAAAAAGTGTTTTGCCAGCTATCTGCCGCAGCTGGAGCAAGTGGGCGCCAACTGGTCAACGGCGTACAGTGGCTGCCAGCGGCAAGCGGACACAGTGCGTGACACTGTGCTGAGCAAGCTGGGTGGCGAGCAAAATCTGATGCGGGAGGCGGCATTGCGCATAGACAGCTACATAGACAGCTGCCTGAGAATAACGAATGTCCTGGACTATTTCAATTGTTTCGCCAAGTTG TCGAAGCAGCAGTTGGCCACGATGTATGCCATATCGTTCAATGCCTCGGAAAATGCGCTCAGTCTCACACAGCAGCTGAATGGCATCGATGTGAATCGCTATCTCTGCACGAATCGCACCGAGGAGAGCTATGTCCTGGGCACAGCGCGCATATTCGATGCACTCGACAAATGCCTGCAGCTGGCGGCGAATTCGGCTAAAACCACAGATTAA
- the LOC6626301 gene encoding uncharacterized protein isoform X2 — MKIVFITLLLSQLLHAQEPRSLNSLTVYLESHDLAGVGNTKKCFASYLPQLEQVGANWSTAYSGCQRQADTVRDTVLSKLGGEQNLMREAALRIDSYIDSCLRITNVLDYFNCFAKLSKQQLATMYAISFNASENALSLTQQLNGIDVNRYLCTNRTEESYVLGTARIFDALDKCLQLAANSAKTTD; from the exons ATGAAAATCGTATTCATAACTTTGCTGCTGTCGCAGTTactg CACGCGCAAGAACCGCGCAGCCTGAACAGCCTGACAGTCTATTTGGAGAGCCACGATCTGGCTGGAGTGGGCAATACGAAAAAGTGTTTTGCCAGCTATCTGCCGCAGCTGGAGCAAGTGGGCGCCAACTGGTCAACGGCGTACAGTGGCTGCCAGCGGCAAGCGGACACAGTGCGTGACACTGTGCTGAGCAAGCTGGGTGGCGAGCAAAATCTGATGCGGGAGGCGGCATTGCGCATAGACAGCTACATAGACAGCTGCCTGAGAATAACGAATGTCCTGGACTATTTCAATTGTTTCGCCAAGTTG TCGAAGCAGCAGTTGGCCACGATGTATGCCATATCGTTCAATGCCTCGGAAAATGCGCTCAGTCTCACACAGCAGCTGAATGGCATCGATGTGAATCGCTATCTCTGCACGAATCGCACCGAGGAGAGCTATGTCCTGGGCACAGCGCGCATATTCGATGCACTCGACAAATGCCTGCAGCTGGCGGCGAATTCGGCTAAAACCACAGATTAA
- the LOC6626300 gene encoding uncharacterized protein, producing MCAVRVENQLGCETRRRRWQLSGQMVLLLQLLLAICLHGACGTSADKTLGIGTPWPDTTLDDCHDDYMLASENASSIFSKQYELCELEATNGQIDLTINEQLEREQIELGRTELCRSFEQCDSHDDDLEYFECVRNNGSRNLDLMTDINYNSTSAHTRLRQDYDTVYQTLMLCTLDAKVMYINSMRRAYEELHECRSEADKNAD from the exons ATGTGTGCGGTACGAGTCGAGAACCAGTTGGGTTGCGAGACCAGACGTCGCCGGTGGCAGCTTTCCGGGCAgatggtgctgctgctgcagctgctactGGCCATTTGCCTGCATGGGGCATGCGGCACGAGTGCGGACAAGACTCTGGGCATAGGCACACCCTGGCCAGACACCACACTCGATGACTGTCACGATGACTACATGCTGGCTAGTGAAAATGCCTCGAGCATCTTTTCCAAACAGTACGAGCTGTGCGAACTGGAGGCCACCAACGGGCAGATCGATCTGACCATCAATGAGCAGCTGGAACGCGAACAAATCGAGCTGGGTCGTACCGAGCTGTGTAGAAGTTTCGAGCAGTGTGATTCACATGACGACGATCTCGAGTACTTTGAGTGTGTCAGAAATAAT GGCAGCCGCAATCTGGACTTGATGACAGACATTAATTACAATAGCACAAGCGCACATACACGCCTGCGCCAGGACTACGATACAGTTTATCAGACGCTGATGTTGTGCACGCTCGACGCAAAGGTGATGTATATAAACAGCATGCGTCGGGCGTACGAGGAGCTACATGAATGTCGCAGCGAAGCCGACAAAAATGCGGACtaa
- the Muc55B gene encoding uncharacterized protein Muc55B encodes MKYTIGVCLLLAAACNTAFLDKHVNFQPFVELQHKAMRSLISAHASNDDPNLINNCFNQYITDQMNVLDNYNRIYTGCVTTAQREKTELTAQSAESRKDLLSRSDGMCTNLGSCDLLTDGLEFFDCYRNASADSYKVMFTLNSDANTRFNTISTKYGIIDSDLTQCVDEARLEYARELEKCDSDFNICISGTEGTSEPTTDKPVDSTPVGSTTDIPIDTSEGPVVSTDAPTVSTDEPPVSTDAPAVSTDAPAVSTDVPTVSTDAPPVSTDAPAVSTDAPAVSTDAPTVSTDAPPVSTDAPAVSTDAPPVSTDAPAVSTDAPAVSTDAPIVSTQEPTESTIPPVTTTERMPEEDIKLLPQTFRSALDKLKRFF; translated from the exons ATGAAGTACACAATTGGAGTGTGCCTACTTTTGGCCGCCGCCTGCAATACTGCTTTCCTTGACAAGCATGTTAACTTTCAACCATTTGTGGAGCTGCAGCATAAGGCCATGCGTTCATTGATCTCGGCCCATGCCAGCAACGATGATCCCAACTTGATCAACAACTGCTTCAACCAGTATATCACGGACCAGATGAATGTTTTGGACAACTACAATAGAATCTACACGGGTTGCGTGACCACAGCCCAAAGGGAGAAGACAGAATTGACCGCCCAGAGCGCAGAGAGTCGCAAGGACCTTCTGTCCCGCAGCGATGGAATGTGCACCAACCTCGGCTCCTGCGATTTGTTGACAGATGGTCTGGAATTCTTCGATTGCTACCGTAATGCG tCCGCTGACAGCTACAAAGTGATGTTCACTTTGAACAGTGATGCGAACACCAGGTTCAATACGATTAGCACCAAATACGGTATCATCGATTCAGATCTAACGCAATGCGTAGATGAGGCCCGTCTGGAGTATGCGCGCGAGCTGGAGAAATGCGATTCGGATTTCAATATCTGTATTTCGGGTACCGAAGGTACATCTGAACCAACAACTGATAAGCCAGTTGACTCTACACCAGTTGGGTCGACAACAGATATACCCATTGATACTAGCGAGGGACCAGTTGTCTCTACTGATGCACCAACCGTCTCTACCGATGAACCACCCGTCTCTACTGATGCACCAGCCGTCTCTACCGATGCACCAGCCGTCTCTACTGATGTACCAACCGTCTCTACCGATGCACCACCCGTCTCTACTGATGCACCAGCCGTCTCTACCGATGCACCAGCCGTCTCTACTGATGCACCAACCGTCTCTACCGATGCACCACCCGTCTCTACTGATGCACCAGCCGTCTCTACTGATGCACCACCCGTCTCTACTGATGCACCAGCCGTCTCTACCGATGCACCAGCCGTGTCTACTGATGCACCTATTGTCTCTACACAGGAACCTACAGAATCAACCATACCGCCTGTGACCACAACAGAAAGGATGCCAGAGGAAGATATTAAATTGCTGCCACAGACATTCAGGAGCGCTTTGGACAAGCTGAAGCGTTTTTTCTAA
- the LOC116650953 gene encoding uncharacterized protein: protein MYVKVCVLLLAIGLSQALPNSLLPDVGLMQFMMKSRDLSQDNPARSLSCFDTYLPLLNDISQDFQKAYAQCLATADASRLGIDDNTKDDRDKIDSEATSACDALTTCSQSTAAIDYFECYSQTGSENTKVMYTISANSAELLAQVREEYRLIDIVQYECTNKSERAYVENTAATYENLDRCLAGLEPLTTTSAPTTAPTVAPTTAPTEAPAESTPGPTTAAPAESTPGPTTAAPAESTPGPTTAAPAESTPGPTTAAPAESTPGPTTAAPVESTPGLTTAADLPEEDLSKLSEQQNKLKQMMDEMKKWFNRH, encoded by the exons atgtATGTCAAAGTGTGTGTATTGCTTTTGGCCATTGGCCTGAGCCAGGCGCTGCCCAATTCTCTGTTGCCCGATGTTGGCCTAATGCAGTTTATGATGAAATCCCGCGATCTTAGCCAAGATAATCCCGCACGCTCGCTGTCCTGCTTCGACACCTATCTGCCCTTACTGAACGACATATCCCAGGATTTCCAGAAAGCTTACGCTCAGTGCCTGGCGACGGCTGACGCATCTCGCTTGGGCATCGATGACAACACCAAGGATGATCGCGACAAGATCGATTCTGAAGCGACCTCTGCCTGCGATGCTCTTACGACGTGCAGTCAAAGCACAGCAGCCATTGACTACTTTGAGTGCTACTCGCAAACT GGCAGCGAGAATACCAAGGTCATGTACACGATCTCGGCCAACTCGGCTGAGCTGTTGGCTCAAGTGCGCGAGGAGTACCGTCTAATTGATATTGTCCAGTATGAATGCACCAACAAATCGGAGCGCGCCTATGTTGAGAATACGGCGGCCACCTATGAAAACTTGGATAGGTGTCTGGCGGGTCTTGAGCCATtgacaacaacatcagctCCCACTACTGCTCCCACAGTTGCTCCCACAACTGCTCCCACAGAAGCTCCAGCTGAATCGACTCCAGGACCAACcacagctgctccagctgaaTCAACTCCAGGACCAACcacagctgctccagctgaaTCGACTCCAGGACCAACcacagctgctccagctgaaTCCACTCCAGGACCAACcacagctgctccagctgaaTCGACTCCAGGACCAACCACAGCTGCTCCAGTTGAATCGACTCCAGGACTAACCACAGCTGCCGATTTACCCGAGGAGGATTTGTCCAAACTGTCCGAGCAACAGAACAAGCTGAAGCAGATGATGGATGAAATGAAGAAATGGTTCAACCGCCATTAA
- the LOC6626297 gene encoding uncharacterized protein yields MFSLTLLACLAIAACATPSQRLGESKLLQAIRSTSELQQDNPTRSLECFQYYSEIFDQLLQQYEQEFQACQNTSQLQISLADESFKPVLSSLNNSAANACELIDNCNNQLDSLTSLACYSGVGTSDAKIMYNISNTASQYYGQLHQRIQMIQFTEEQCTSESKRSYELSTDQAYVNLQGCLMGNEPVPVKTTSVPVTTTPEPVPEPTFSVPVTNTSAPVKTTSVPLMTTSVPAVNTTTPEPVPETTTSVPVTTTSVPVKTTPEPGTTSSVPIKTTRFPRRTTKAPGKRPKTTSAPVMFTSALTTATPTTSDAPGYQPSLSAELKKLLHSLLH; encoded by the exons atgtttTCGCTTACTTTGCTTGCCTGTTTGGCTATCGCAGCCTGTGCCACGCCCAGTCAAAGATTGGGTGAATCGAAGCTTTTGCAGGCCATTCGCAGCACCAGCGAGCTGCAGCAGGACAATCCGACACGTTCCCTGGAATGCTTCCAGTATTACAGCGAAATCTTCGATCAGCTGCTACAGCAATACGAGCAGGAATTCCAGGCCTGCCAGAATACATCTCAGCTCCAGATCTCGCTGGCGGATGAAAGCTTTAAGCCTGTCCTAAGCTCTTTGAACAACAGCGCGGCGAACGCCTGCGAATTAATAGATAATTGTAATAATCAATTGGATAGCTTGACAAGTTTGGCCTGCTACTCAGGGGTG GGCACCAGCGATGCCAAAATCATGTACAACATTTCGAACACAGCCAGCCAATATTACGGCCAGCTGCATCAGCGCATTCAAATGATTCAGTTCACGGAAGAACAGTGCACGAGTGAATCGAAGCGCAGCTATGAGCTTAGCACGGATCAGGCTTATGTCAATCTACAAGGCTGTCTGATGGGCAATGAACCAGTGCCGGTAAAAACCACATCAGTTCCAGTGACAACCACACCAGAACCAGTTCCAGAACCGACTTTTTCGGTTCCAGTTACAAATACCTCAGCTCCAGTTAAGACAACGTCAGTTCCACTGATGACCACATCTGTTCCAGCTGTAAATACAACTACTCCAGAACCAGTTCCAGAAACGACTACATCAGTTCCAGTAACGACCACATCAGTTCCAGTTAAAACTACACCAGAACCAGGTACAACTTCCTCAGTTCCAATTAAAACAACTCGATTCCCACGAAGGACCACAAAAGCTCCAGGTAAAAGACCAAAGACTACATCTGCTCCTGTTATGTTTACGTCGGCTTTAACTACGGCTACGCCCACGACTTCTGACGCACCTGGTTACCAACCGAGCCTGAGCGCTGAGCTGAAAAAGCTGCTGCATTCTCTGCTACACTAG